Proteins from a genomic interval of Micromonospora sp. NBC_00389:
- a CDS encoding excalibur calcium-binding domain-containing protein, protein MTPDPHQAPHGDTVQLPIYQPPSAARKKAVPWVIAGSVLLGLCCWGGFIAVNDDEPSRPSAGNSPTQAGPSAAAPPDGGATATTDSNVLQQLPTPTRSTPTTSAARPSPSSARPNPTATHSTTPRPAPTSSRPKPPPAPTTDPRFGTCREANNAGYGPYYRGLDPEYAWYIDRNKDGVVCD, encoded by the coding sequence ATGACACCCGACCCCCACCAGGCGCCGCACGGTGACACCGTGCAGCTACCCATCTACCAGCCCCCGTCAGCAGCCAGGAAGAAGGCGGTCCCCTGGGTGATCGCCGGCTCCGTCCTCCTCGGTCTCTGCTGCTGGGGGGGTTTCATCGCCGTCAACGACGACGAACCGAGCCGGCCCTCCGCCGGAAACAGCCCCACCCAGGCCGGCCCCTCCGCCGCTGCACCCCCCGACGGCGGCGCGACCGCCACCACCGACTCGAACGTCCTGCAGCAACTGCCCACACCGACGCGATCTACCCCGACGACGTCCGCGGCGCGGCCGAGCCCGTCATCAGCCCGGCCGAATCCGACCGCCACCCACAGCACCACGCCACGGCCGGCGCCCACCAGCTCCCGGCCGAAGCCTCCACCCGCGCCCACGACCGACCCGCGATTCGGCACCTGCAGAGAGGCCAACAACGCCGGCTACGGCCCGTACTATCGCGGCCTCGACCCCGAGTACGCCTGGTACATCGACCGGAACAAGGACGGCGTGGTGTGCGACTGA
- a CDS encoding sugar phosphate isomerase/epimerase family protein, whose protein sequence is MCYGHDGMAALRRSVDRRSLLRGTLAAVGVGLASSGLGATAASATAHRTGRHHVPPGLISIQLWTVRDALWGAPGYDATLTHLARIGYPRVELALGYFGRTAAQLRQFLDGIGIRASSSHDGISGTAAELEQKVQNAVTLGQQFMVVPYLYSESTDDWKRWAEQMNVEAAAARAAGLRYGYHNHAHEFTIDLGGGKRPWDVLTAELDPKLVHLEVDLYWAVTGGINSGDGIADPEGFTLDVIRSAPQRVLQYHVKDRDETTGDMADLGTGTVDFARIFREHSVLEYIVENDTPDVTPQQTAEIGYRYLRKLRF, encoded by the coding sequence ATGTGTTACGGACATGACGGGATGGCCGCGCTGCGGCGCTCCGTCGACCGGCGCAGCCTGCTGCGCGGCACGCTGGCCGCCGTCGGCGTCGGGCTCGCCTCGTCCGGCCTCGGCGCGACGGCCGCGTCGGCCACCGCCCACCGGACCGGACGGCACCACGTACCCCCGGGTCTGATCAGCATCCAGCTGTGGACCGTGCGCGACGCCCTGTGGGGTGCGCCCGGCTACGACGCCACCCTCACCCACCTGGCCCGGATCGGATATCCGCGCGTGGAGCTGGCGCTCGGCTACTTCGGTCGGACCGCCGCCCAGCTGCGCCAGTTCCTGGACGGCATCGGCATCAGGGCCAGCTCCAGCCACGACGGGATCAGCGGTACTGCCGCGGAGCTGGAGCAGAAGGTCCAGAACGCGGTCACCCTGGGCCAGCAGTTCATGGTGGTGCCTTACCTGTACTCCGAAAGCACGGACGACTGGAAACGCTGGGCGGAGCAGATGAACGTCGAGGCCGCCGCGGCGCGGGCAGCCGGCCTCCGCTACGGCTACCACAACCACGCCCACGAGTTCACCATCGACCTCGGCGGCGGCAAGCGGCCGTGGGACGTGCTGACCGCCGAACTCGACCCGAAACTCGTGCACCTGGAGGTCGACCTCTACTGGGCGGTCACCGGCGGCATCAACTCCGGCGACGGCATCGCGGACCCCGAGGGCTTCACCCTCGACGTCATCCGCTCCGCGCCGCAGCGCGTCCTGCAGTACCACGTCAAGGACCGGGACGAGACCACCGGCGACATGGCCGACCTCGGGACCGGGACCGTCGACTTCGCCCGGATCTTCCGCGAGCACTCGGTCCTGGAATACATCGTCGAGAACGACACGCCCGACGTGACACCGCAGCAGACGGCCGAGATCGGCTACCGCTACCTGCGCAAGCTGCGGTTCTGA
- a CDS encoding serine/threonine-protein kinase: MRAAPFSTAAVPQRCLLGALSPAAAGRLMAGAAGRAHWTAMSPFTPTLRLHDRYVLRERIGLGGMSEVWRADDEVLGRPVAVKALAGEFAVDPQLRATIQREARAAARLTHPHVTQVYDYGEATLAGGTVVPYLVMELVDGRNLADRLTGGPLAWPEAVRMAGQVAAALAAAHRIGVVHRDIKPGNVMLTDTGAKVLDFGIAALAGPHHPLAGQTGELLMGTPAYFAPERLAAGPPNPASDVYALGAVLYRSLAGRAPLPVQTWEDAMEVHAGRTPVPPLRIPGLPTDIAELSLACLAADPARRPTAAQLATRFGAGQPADPPTAVLPTLPASRAAVAPAHPRTLIDRSLPTARPVRAASPAGQSRRSNRLLAVLVAAGLALAVGVVGMLTLGGEPDNPPAVPPVAVTPVEQPASDAPGDSSDPGSPPPTTGGPTPVTLRQLAAQLTAVIDNAESRSEIDPKTAEELRDKLADLDRGKPKDRAKRIRELSERVADAADGGRISADTATRFQDLLAGYSQARDEEDDD, encoded by the coding sequence ATGCGGGCGGCTCCTTTCAGCACCGCCGCCGTACCCCAGCGCTGTCTCCTCGGCGCGCTCAGCCCGGCGGCGGCAGGGCGGTTGATGGCTGGTGCCGCCGGGCGGGCACACTGGACGGCCATGTCGCCGTTCACGCCCACCCTCCGGTTGCACGATCGGTACGTCCTGCGCGAGCGCATCGGCCTCGGCGGGATGTCCGAGGTGTGGCGCGCCGACGACGAGGTGCTCGGCCGGCCCGTCGCCGTGAAGGCGCTCGCCGGTGAGTTCGCCGTCGACCCGCAGCTGCGGGCCACCATCCAGCGCGAGGCCCGCGCCGCCGCCCGGCTGACCCACCCGCACGTCACCCAGGTGTACGACTACGGCGAGGCGACCCTGGCCGGCGGCACGGTGGTGCCGTACCTGGTGATGGAGCTGGTCGACGGGCGCAACCTCGCCGATCGGCTCACCGGCGGCCCGCTCGCCTGGCCGGAGGCGGTCCGGATGGCCGGCCAGGTCGCCGCGGCGCTCGCCGCCGCACACCGGATCGGGGTGGTGCACCGCGACATCAAGCCGGGCAACGTCATGCTCACCGACACCGGCGCCAAGGTGCTCGACTTCGGCATCGCCGCGCTCGCCGGCCCGCACCACCCGCTCGCCGGACAGACAGGCGAACTGCTGATGGGCACCCCGGCCTACTTCGCCCCGGAGCGGCTGGCCGCCGGCCCGCCCAACCCGGCCAGCGACGTCTACGCCCTCGGTGCCGTGCTCTACCGCTCCCTGGCCGGCCGGGCCCCGCTGCCCGTGCAGACCTGGGAGGACGCGATGGAGGTGCACGCCGGGCGCACCCCGGTACCGCCGCTGCGCATCCCCGGCCTGCCCACCGACATCGCCGAGCTCAGCCTCGCCTGCCTGGCGGCCGACCCGGCCCGCCGGCCTACGGCGGCACAGCTCGCCACCCGGTTCGGCGCCGGCCAGCCGGCCGACCCGCCCACCGCGGTCCTGCCCACCCTGCCGGCCAGCCGGGCGGCCGTCGCGCCCGCGCACCCGCGCACGCTGATCGACCGGTCGCTGCCCACGGCGCGACCGGTGCGCGCCGCATCGCCGGCAGGCCAGTCGCGCCGGTCGAATCGGCTGCTCGCGGTGCTCGTCGCGGCCGGCCTCGCCCTCGCCGTCGGGGTGGTTGGAATGCTTACCCTCGGCGGCGAACCGGACAATCCGCCCGCCGTGCCACCGGTCGCCGTCACACCCGTCGAGCAGCCGGCGTCGGATGCACCGGGTGATTCGTCCGATCCGGGTAGCCCTCCGCCAACGACCGGCGGGCCCACCCCGGTCACCCTGCGGCAGCTGGCCGCCCAGCTGACGGCGGTGATCGACAACGCGGAGAGCCGGAGCGAGATCGACCCAAAGACGGCCGAGGAGCTGCGGGACAAGCTCGCCGACCTGGACCGGGGCAAGCCCAAGGACCGCGCCAAACGGATTCGGGAACTGAGCGAGCGGGTCGCCGACGCGGCCGACGGGGGCCGGATCAGCGCCGACACCGCCACCCGCTTTCAGGACCTGCTCGCCGGGTACTCGCAGGCGCGGGACGAGGAAGACGACGACTGA
- a CDS encoding PQQ-dependent sugar dehydrogenase, giving the protein MKRRLALAVAGLTTIALVATPTVATAAPTSPPPESDFQKVTLNDNPGEPMDLAVLPDRRVLHVTRAGEVRLHDPDTGRNTIAATLDVYRHDEEGLQNVAIDPNFGKAGNNWVYLYYSPPMNTPVDDPSTPNVNEGDAPAWGTAADFAKFKGALRLSRFRLVKDKLDLTTEQQILDVPVDRGICCHVGGDIGFDAEGNLYLSTGDDTNPFESGGYAPLDERLGRNPAYDAQRTSANTNDLRGKILRIKVGANGGYSIPDGNLFPQGTAGTRPEIYLMGLRNPFRIELNRETGDLYVADYSPDARQADPLRGPAGHGKWLAAREAGNYGWPYCATAALPYTDYDFATGVSGAPFNCSAPVNESPHNTGLRELPPVAQPQVWYTYGQSAQFPELGTGGIGPMAGPAYQFSPPGTQGHAPVAWPAYYDGVPLLAEWTRDYVKGLRLDAGGDLTGIEPVLPSFTFDNPMDLEFGPDGALYVLEYGDGYFSENQDAQLARIDYTGWTGNHTPAPQVSATPTAGLAPLTVTFSSDGTTDYDGDRLKYAWDFDNDGKVDSRAANPTFTYRDNGLYNATLRVTDPGGLSAAASVRVVVGNAPPVVELVKPVAGQPFAFGDTVQFEVRVTDDQPVDCSRVSVTYILGHDTHGHPQTTANGCTGSIQTTVPSGHDPATDHLTGVFVASYTDPGGDGLPSLTGTDEVVLVPSA; this is encoded by the coding sequence ATGAAGAGACGACTCGCGCTCGCAGTAGCGGGTCTGACGACCATCGCGCTCGTCGCTACCCCCACCGTCGCGACGGCCGCGCCGACCAGCCCGCCGCCCGAGAGCGACTTCCAGAAGGTGACCCTCAACGACAACCCGGGCGAGCCGATGGACCTCGCGGTGCTGCCCGACCGCCGGGTGCTGCACGTGACCCGCGCCGGTGAGGTCCGGCTGCACGACCCGGACACCGGCCGCAACACGATCGCCGCGACCCTGGACGTCTACCGGCACGACGAGGAGGGCCTGCAGAACGTCGCGATCGACCCGAACTTCGGCAAGGCCGGCAACAACTGGGTCTACCTGTACTACTCCCCGCCCATGAACACCCCGGTCGACGACCCGTCGACGCCGAACGTCAACGAGGGCGACGCACCGGCCTGGGGCACCGCCGCGGACTTCGCGAAGTTCAAGGGCGCCCTGCGGCTATCCCGGTTCCGGCTGGTCAAGGACAAGCTGGACCTCACCACCGAGCAGCAGATCCTCGACGTACCGGTCGACCGGGGCATCTGCTGCCACGTCGGCGGCGACATCGGCTTCGACGCCGAGGGCAATCTGTACCTGTCCACCGGCGACGACACCAACCCCTTCGAGTCCGGTGGCTACGCGCCGCTGGACGAGCGCCTGGGCCGAAACCCGGCATACGACGCGCAGCGCACCTCGGCCAACACCAATGACCTGCGCGGCAAGATCCTGCGCATCAAGGTCGGCGCCAACGGCGGGTACAGCATCCCGGACGGGAACCTGTTCCCGCAGGGCACGGCCGGCACCCGTCCGGAGATCTACCTGATGGGCCTGCGCAACCCGTTCCGGATCGAGCTGAACCGCGAGACCGGCGACCTGTACGTCGCCGACTACTCGCCGGACGCGCGCCAGGCGGACCCGCTGCGCGGGCCGGCCGGGCACGGCAAGTGGCTCGCCGCCCGCGAGGCCGGCAACTACGGGTGGCCCTACTGCGCCACCGCGGCGCTGCCGTACACCGACTACGACTTCGCGACGGGCGTGTCCGGGGCGCCGTTCAACTGCTCCGCGCCGGTCAACGAGTCGCCGCACAACACCGGCCTGCGGGAACTGCCGCCGGTGGCGCAGCCGCAGGTGTGGTACACCTACGGCCAGTCGGCGCAGTTCCCCGAGCTTGGCACCGGCGGCATCGGCCCGATGGCCGGGCCGGCGTACCAGTTCAGCCCGCCAGGGACGCAGGGACACGCGCCGGTGGCGTGGCCGGCCTACTACGACGGCGTCCCGCTCCTGGCCGAGTGGACCCGCGACTACGTGAAGGGCCTGCGGCTGGACGCCGGCGGCGACCTGACCGGAATCGAGCCGGTGCTGCCGTCGTTCACATTCGACAACCCGATGGACCTGGAGTTCGGTCCGGACGGGGCGCTCTACGTGCTGGAGTACGGCGACGGCTACTTCAGTGAGAACCAGGACGCGCAGCTGGCCCGGATCGACTACACGGGCTGGACGGGCAACCACACTCCGGCGCCGCAGGTCTCGGCCACGCCCACCGCCGGGCTCGCGCCGCTGACCGTCACGTTCTCCAGCGACGGCACCACGGACTACGACGGCGACCGGCTGAAGTATGCGTGGGACTTCGACAACGACGGCAAGGTCGACTCGCGCGCGGCGAACCCGACGTTCACGTACCGCGACAACGGGCTCTACAACGCCACCCTGCGGGTGACCGACCCGGGTGGGCTCTCGGCCGCCGCGTCGGTGCGGGTGGTGGTCGGTAACGCCCCGCCGGTGGTGGAGCTCGTCAAGCCGGTCGCGGGCCAGCCCTTCGCCTTCGGCGACACCGTGCAGTTCGAGGTACGGGTGACCGACGACCAGCCAGTGGACTGCTCCCGGGTCAGCGTCACGTACATCCTCGGCCACGACACCCACGGGCACCCGCAGACCACCGCGAACGGCTGCACCGGCTCGATCCAGACGACGGTGCCGTCCGGTCACGACCCGGCGACCGACCACCTGACCGGGGTGTTCGTCGCGTCCTACACCGACCCCGGCGGTGACGGCCTGCCGTCCCTGACCGGCACCGATGAGGTCGTCCTCGTCCCCAGCGCATAA
- a CDS encoding DUF899 family protein, whose product MTFRTQDELAEEKGTPWTGGPWTEDMRGTEMPGISAFLQVDGEVFHTYSMYGRGIEESTFTTAGVPRPGILIEEGPMTVPIFDWYLQHLHE is encoded by the coding sequence GTGACCTTCCGCACCCAGGATGAGCTGGCCGAGGAGAAAGGAACACCGTGGACCGGCGGCCCTTGGACGGAAGACATGCGCGGCACCGAAATGCCCGGGATTAGCGCGTTCCTCCAGGTTGATGGCGAAGTGTTTCACACGTACTCTATGTACGGCCGGGGCATCGAGGAATCGACGTTCACCACCGCCGGTGTGCCGCGACCCGGCATCCTCATCGAGGAAGGACCCATGACCGTTCCCATATTCGACTGGTACCTGCAGCACCTTCACGAGTAG
- a CDS encoding MFS transporter has translation MIVSHRLVPEGYRTVLGDPNFRRLSIAALISFLGDGLAAVALAWVALTLSPPGREGLVIGAAIAAYTLPAAAGAVLLAPWLSRIDARRLVSLNATLRAVALGAVTALHLVGKLNVASYVTLLAISSVLAAWGTAGTYTLVSRMFTAERRLPANSLLSTAQQVSVIIGPALAGVLVANVDAAVVLGLDALTFAFLGVQVLRVDTPPAEAARRRPRLSAGFRLLGRRPHLAGLLGVTAVFFFLYGPVEVALPLYITGELRGSAGLLGTFWTVFGVGAVLGGLLGGALRVTRQWPLVVAVVAGWGAVLVPFGFLDSAAPALLLFAFGGFVYGPFLAFSLALFQNATDPDDLPAVLAARGAITTAMTPIGAAVGGPLVVTVGAGGALLASGAATVALAGITALVLLAVRRARGALQIMQRHPERNVDDDQRDGGDHDGGGRQSTPEIRRPGTPLN, from the coding sequence ATGATCGTGTCTCACCGCCTAGTGCCCGAGGGCTACCGCACCGTCCTGGGCGACCCTAACTTCCGGCGGCTGTCGATTGCTGCGCTCATCTCCTTCCTCGGCGACGGCCTGGCGGCGGTGGCGCTGGCGTGGGTGGCGCTCACGCTCTCACCGCCTGGCAGGGAAGGGCTCGTCATAGGGGCGGCCATCGCGGCGTACACCCTTCCCGCCGCGGCCGGCGCGGTTCTACTCGCGCCGTGGCTCAGTCGCATCGACGCCCGGAGGCTGGTGAGCTTGAACGCGACCCTGCGCGCTGTGGCCTTGGGTGCGGTCACGGCTCTCCACCTCGTGGGCAAGCTAAATGTGGCCAGCTACGTCACGCTCCTGGCTATCTCGTCCGTCCTGGCCGCCTGGGGAACTGCGGGCACCTACACCCTGGTCAGCCGGATGTTCACCGCTGAGCGACGCCTGCCCGCCAACTCGCTGCTGAGCACCGCCCAACAGGTGAGCGTCATCATCGGCCCCGCCCTGGCGGGCGTCCTCGTGGCGAATGTCGACGCCGCCGTTGTGCTTGGCCTCGACGCGCTCACATTCGCCTTCCTCGGAGTTCAGGTGCTCCGCGTGGACACTCCACCAGCGGAAGCGGCACGCCGACGGCCTCGGCTGTCCGCCGGCTTCCGGCTCCTCGGCAGGCGTCCGCACCTCGCCGGATTGCTCGGCGTTACTGCGGTCTTCTTTTTCCTCTACGGCCCTGTCGAGGTGGCGCTTCCGCTCTACATCACTGGCGAACTGCGCGGCTCGGCGGGTCTGCTGGGCACGTTTTGGACGGTGTTCGGGGTCGGCGCCGTCCTCGGCGGCCTGCTCGGCGGGGCTCTGCGCGTCACCCGGCAGTGGCCGTTGGTCGTCGCCGTCGTGGCCGGCTGGGGCGCCGTGCTGGTCCCGTTCGGCTTCCTCGATTCGGCGGCGCCCGCCCTGTTGCTGTTCGCGTTCGGGGGCTTCGTCTATGGACCGTTCCTCGCCTTCAGCCTCGCCTTGTTCCAGAACGCGACCGACCCTGACGATCTGCCCGCGGTCTTGGCCGCGCGGGGCGCTATCACGACGGCCATGACGCCCATCGGCGCTGCGGTGGGCGGCCCGCTCGTCGTAACGGTGGGTGCTGGTGGCGCGCTGCTCGCCTCTGGCGCCGCCACGGTGGCCCTCGCGGGCATCACGGCTCTCGTTCTGCTCGCTGTCCGCCGCGCCCGTGGCGCACTGCAGATAATGCAACGGCACCCCGAGAGGAATGTCGACGACGACCAACGCGACGGCGGCGACCACGATGGCGGTGGTCGCCAGTCGACACCTGAAATCCGGCGTCCCGGCACGCCCTTGAATTGA
- a CDS encoding ThuA domain-containing protein: MRRQRTLLFALLVAVTLLLPSTAATAAESASAANFRVLVFSKVTNFYHDSIPAGVAAIRQLGDQQGFAVEATTDAGAFTDANLAGFDALVFNNTNSTPASGDLLDADQRASLQRFIRNGGGWVGLHAASASERNWTWYEGLVGTIFDQHPDFSATGGTFPGRIKVLDHAHPSTKDLPELWERSEEWYNWRTNPTGKVHTLAQIKVRDGIPGLDEGTDHAYSWCQNYDGGRSWFTAGGHSSSSFQEPAFLAHLLGGIKWAAGAAPGDCGATRTTNFERIPLVNQDLSDPFELAVAPDRRVFYIERTGALKVVNQDTLAVTTLLDFAYTPAQTSQSDGLLGMTLDRHFADNNWLYLLWSDRVEKQLNLSRFTVDGDSVSLASEKRLLTIPTWRGEARANSHMGGSVTMDQQGNLYAAIGDNTDPFESSGFTPIDERTGRRAYDAQGTAGNTNDLRGKILRIKPLPNGKYAIPDGNLFAPGTARTKPEIYAMGMRNPFRITVDSKTNALLIADYGPDARSANPARGPEGTVEFNRITSAGNYGWPYCIGNNIPFNDYDFATATSGPKFDCAAPVNDSPNNTGLTNLPATRPALVSYAYSASPQFPELGTGGGGPMSGPVYDYDPSNKRLTKFPQYYEGKWIVYELTRRWFKTLSIHDTAQTFSDPRFGPTNAGDLQSINGILGNMSWIQPFEAEFGPDGSLYVIDFGEGSGSGRGGSNEGAGIYRIDYVANSRPPVAKLAVDKDSGPAPLTVAFSSAGSSGPDGTAIQYAWDFDGNGSVDSTAANPSHTYGTPGRFTARLTVTATNGQTAVAVQEITAGNTRPTVTLSVPDGAFFDFGDRIPYTVTVTDPEESTIDCSKVVVQTQLGHDSHAHPLDNYVGCVGVAVTESNGGDGHGPGQNLYTLLSAQYTDGGANGAPKLVGSTRAELQTKSKEAEHFDGQSGIQVLDRATASAGKRIGDIDNGEWINFGPVNLRNIDSVTFGVASGSSGGDIEIRADSPTGQLLGRATIGGTGGWDNVVSPTVELTDPGRTTTLYLVFLNPNQTGGTPDLMALDWLRFNGAGVREQTDATVSASATPTTGTAPLAVAFAGTASPAAGRTITDHAWDFGDNSAVVHGASASHTYARRGTYTARLTVTDSVGATTSSIVVVTVS, encoded by the coding sequence ATGAGACGCCAACGCACGCTACTGTTCGCCCTGCTCGTGGCCGTCACACTTCTGTTGCCGAGCACCGCAGCGACCGCCGCCGAATCCGCGAGCGCCGCCAATTTCCGGGTGCTGGTCTTCTCCAAGGTCACGAACTTCTACCACGACTCCATCCCGGCCGGCGTCGCCGCCATCCGGCAGCTCGGCGACCAACAGGGATTCGCCGTCGAGGCGACCACCGACGCGGGCGCGTTCACCGACGCCAACCTCGCCGGCTTCGACGCTCTCGTGTTCAACAACACCAACTCCACCCCGGCGTCCGGCGACCTCCTCGACGCCGACCAGCGGGCCTCGCTGCAGAGGTTCATCCGTAACGGCGGTGGCTGGGTCGGCCTGCACGCCGCGTCGGCGAGCGAGCGGAACTGGACCTGGTACGAGGGACTGGTCGGGACCATCTTCGACCAGCACCCGGACTTCTCCGCCACGGGCGGCACCTTCCCGGGCCGGATCAAGGTCCTCGACCACGCCCACCCGTCCACGAAGGACCTGCCGGAGCTCTGGGAGCGCAGCGAGGAGTGGTACAACTGGCGGACCAACCCCACCGGCAAGGTCCACACGCTCGCCCAGATCAAGGTGCGCGACGGCATTCCCGGGCTCGACGAGGGCACCGACCATGCCTACTCGTGGTGCCAGAACTACGACGGCGGGCGCTCCTGGTTCACCGCCGGTGGGCACAGCTCCTCGTCGTTCCAGGAGCCGGCCTTCCTCGCGCACCTGCTGGGCGGCATCAAGTGGGCCGCCGGCGCCGCCCCCGGTGACTGCGGCGCCACCAGGACCACCAACTTCGAGCGGATCCCCTTGGTCAACCAGGACCTCTCCGACCCGTTCGAACTGGCGGTGGCGCCCGACCGCCGGGTCTTCTACATCGAGCGCACCGGCGCGCTGAAGGTCGTCAACCAGGACACCCTCGCGGTCACCACGCTGCTGGACTTCGCCTACACGCCGGCGCAGACCAGTCAGTCCGACGGCCTGCTCGGCATGACTCTGGACCGACACTTCGCCGACAACAACTGGCTCTATCTGCTCTGGTCCGACCGGGTGGAGAAGCAGCTGAACCTGTCCCGCTTCACCGTCGACGGCGACAGCGTCAGTCTCGCCTCGGAGAAGCGCCTGCTCACGATCCCGACCTGGCGCGGTGAGGCTCGCGCCAACTCGCACATGGGCGGCTCGGTGACGATGGACCAGCAGGGCAACCTGTACGCCGCGATCGGTGACAACACCGACCCCTTCGAGTCCAGCGGCTTCACCCCGATCGACGAGCGGACCGGCCGTCGCGCGTACGACGCCCAGGGCACCGCCGGCAACACCAACGACCTGCGCGGCAAGATCCTGCGGATCAAGCCCCTGCCCAACGGCAAATACGCCATTCCCGACGGCAACCTGTTCGCCCCGGGCACGGCCCGCACCAAGCCCGAGATCTATGCGATGGGTATGCGGAACCCGTTCCGCATCACCGTCGACTCCAAGACGAACGCGCTGCTCATCGCCGACTACGGCCCCGACGCCCGGTCCGCCAACCCGGCCCGCGGGCCGGAGGGCACGGTCGAGTTCAACCGGATCACCAGCGCCGGCAACTACGGCTGGCCCTACTGCATCGGCAACAACATCCCGTTCAACGACTACGACTTCGCCACCGCCACCTCGGGGCCGAAGTTCGACTGCGCCGCGCCGGTCAACGACTCCCCCAACAACACCGGCCTGACCAACCTCCCGGCAACCCGGCCGGCCCTGGTCTCGTACGCCTACTCGGCCTCCCCGCAGTTCCCGGAGCTGGGCACGGGCGGCGGCGGCCCCATGAGCGGGCCCGTCTACGACTACGACCCGTCCAACAAGCGGCTGACCAAGTTCCCCCAGTACTACGAGGGCAAGTGGATCGTCTACGAGCTGACCCGCAGGTGGTTCAAGACGCTGTCGATCCACGACACCGCCCAGACCTTCAGCGATCCCCGCTTCGGCCCCACCAACGCCGGTGACCTGCAGTCCATCAACGGGATCCTCGGCAACATGTCGTGGATCCAGCCGTTCGAGGCGGAGTTCGGGCCGGACGGCTCCCTCTACGTCATCGACTTCGGCGAGGGCAGCGGCAGCGGTCGGGGCGGCAGCAACGAGGGCGCCGGCATCTACCGCATCGACTACGTCGCCAACAGCCGGCCGCCGGTGGCCAAGCTGGCCGTCGACAAGGACAGCGGCCCGGCGCCACTGACCGTCGCCTTCTCCAGCGCCGGCTCCAGCGGGCCGGACGGCACCGCGATCCAGTACGCCTGGGACTTCGACGGCAACGGCAGCGTCGACTCCACCGCCGCCAACCCCAGCCACACCTACGGCACACCGGGGCGCTTCACCGCCCGGCTCACCGTCACCGCCACCAACGGGCAGACCGCCGTCGCCGTACAGGAGATCACGGCCGGCAACACGCGCCCGACGGTGACCCTCAGCGTCCCCGACGGGGCCTTCTTCGATTTCGGTGACCGCATCCCGTACACGGTGACGGTCACCGACCCGGAGGAGAGCACCATCGATTGCTCCAAGGTGGTCGTGCAGACCCAGCTCGGCCATGACTCACACGCCCACCCGCTGGACAACTACGTCGGGTGCGTCGGGGTGGCAGTGACCGAGAGCAACGGCGGCGACGGGCACGGCCCGGGACAGAACCTCTACACGCTGCTCTCCGCCCAGTACACCGACGGCGGGGCGAACGGGGCACCGAAACTGGTCGGCTCGACCCGGGCCGAGCTGCAGACCAAGAGCAAGGAGGCCGAGCACTTCGACGGCCAGAGCGGCATCCAGGTCCTCGACCGCGCGACAGCGAGCGCCGGCAAGCGCATCGGCGACATCGACAACGGCGAGTGGATCAACTTCGGCCCGGTCAACCTCCGCAACATCGACTCGGTCACCTTCGGAGTCGCCTCGGGCAGCAGCGGCGGCGACATCGAGATCAGGGCCGACTCCCCCACCGGCCAGCTCCTCGGCCGGGCCACCATCGGCGGCACCGGCGGCTGGGACAACGTCGTCTCGCCCACCGTCGAGCTGACCGATCCGGGCCGCACGACCACCCTCTACCTCGTCTTCCTCAACCCGAACCAGACGGGTGGCACCCCCGACCTGATGGCGCTGGACTGGCTGCGCTTCAACGGCGCCGGGGTACGCGAACAGACCGACGCCACCGTTTCGGCCTCGGCCACGCCCACCACCGGCACCGCGCCGCTGGCGGTCGCCTTCGCCGGGACAGCCTCGCCGGCGGCTGGGCGCACCATCACGGATCACGCGTGGGACTTCGGCGACAACTCAGCCGTCGTGCACGGGGCGTCGGCCAGTCACACGTACGCCCGCCGAGGCACGTACACGGCACGACTGACCGTCACCGACAGCGTCGGGGCGACGACGTCC